From Triticum aestivum cultivar Chinese Spring chromosome 4A, IWGSC CS RefSeq v2.1, whole genome shotgun sequence, a single genomic window includes:
- the LOC123085426 gene encoding uncharacterized protein isoform X3: protein MAAACSLSPLPLAPPAIPRPALFSRCVAAPRRGRNAGAGTGRLRLARRLRPPAAAIEEVEQTEAMMRVAADDDSITATVVSVLLTVSFVGLSLLTIGVIYLAVQDFLQKRESEKFEREEAERQKEEARQKRAKARGKKRNRR from the exons ATGGCGGCAGCGTGctccctctctcccctccctcTCGCGCCACCCGCGATACCCAGGCCAGCGCTCTTCTCGAGGTGCGTCGCTGCTCCGCGCCGTGGTAGGAATGCCGGGGCAGGCACCGGGCGCTTGCGCCTCGCCAGGAGGCTGCGCCCGCCTGCCGCCGCCATCGAAGAGGTGGAGCAGACCGAGGCCATGATGAGGGTGGCCGCCGACGACGACAGCATCACCGCCACCGTGGTGTCGGTGCTGCTCACGGTCTCGTTCGTCGGGCTCTCCCTCCTCACAATCGGG GTGATCTATCTGGCGGTGCAGGACTTCTTGCAGAAGAGGGAGAGCGAGAAGTTTGAGAGGGAGGAGGCTGAGAGGCAGAAAGAGGAGGCGAGGCAGAAGAGGGCCAAGGCCAGGGGAAAgaaaagaaatcgacgatga
- the LOC123085427 gene encoding hsp70 nucleotide exchange factor FES1, translated as MAGDRMSWARLLKWSLSYMDGARPSRDISEEERKWLAEAVERHMAEDVVGRLREIALLMRTPLSVLEAQGITPEDIEDLLAELQVHVESIDIANDLHSVGGLVPVIRYLRNTNARIRAKAADVVTTVVQNNPTSQQLVMEASGFEPLVSNFTSDPDLTARIKALGALSSLIRNNKPGVAAFRLANGYAGLRDALNTESARFQRKALSLTHHLLSESHSDCSVFAQLGFPRLMMRLVSSDDSGVREAALGGLLELAKDTTLGNRSLLAEQDRLRRLLWGRIQSIRMMAPEDLDAAREERQLVDSLWIACYHEPSTLHREGFVVLPGEESFEQPPDVAGRFFEPLRRAPLQRAPPSPDERSDPGNGTAGGIMLLLGPAAGNSE; from the exons ATGGCCGGGGATCGGATGAGCTGGGCGAGGCTGCTCAAATGGAGCCTCTCCTACATGGACGGCGCGCGGCCTTCGCGCGACATCAG TGAGGAGGAGCGGAAGTGGCTGGCGGAGGCGGTGGAGCGGCACATGGCGGAGGACGTGGTGGGCCGTCTGAGGGAGATCGCGCTGCTGATGAGAACCCCGCTCTCCGTCCTGGAGGCGCAGGGCATCACGCCCGAGGACATCGAAG ATTTGCTCGCAGAGCTGCAAGTACATGTCGAGTCTATCGACATAGCAAATG ATCTGCATTCTGTTGGTGGCTTGGTTCCAGTTATTAGGTACCTCAGAAATACTAATGCACGCATCCGAGCCAAAGCAGCTGATGTGGTAACAACGGTTGTTCAAAACAATCCGACTAGCCAGCAGCTGGTCATGGAAGCTAGTGGTTTTGAGCCACTTGTATCCAATTTTACATCAGATCCTGATCTCACTGCACGCATAAAGGCTCTTGGTGCACTATCCT CCTTGATTCGGAACAACAAACCAGGAGTTGCTGCATTTCGTCTAGCCAATGGATATGCAGGACTGAGAGACGCCTTAAATACAGAGAGTGCAAGGTTTCAGAG GAAAGCACTAAGCCTGACTCACCATCTGCTCAGTGAAAGCCATTCCGATTGCTCGGTATTTGCACAGCTAGGATTTCCTCGTCTTATGATGCGTTTGGTATCCAGTGATGACTCTGGTGTTCGAGAAGCGGCATTAGGAGGCCTGCTTGAGCTTGCAAAGGACACAACACTGGGGAATAGGAGTTTACTAGCAGAGCAGGACAGGCTACGACGGCTTCTCTGGGGGCGTATACAGAGCATAAGGATGATGGCTCCTGAAGATCTTGATGCTGCACGAGAGGAAAGGCAACTCGTTGACTCATTGTGGATTGCATGCTACCATGAGCCATCCACACTTCACCGGGAAGGATTTGTCGTTCTGCCTGGAGAGGAATCTTTTGAACAACCTCCTGATGTGGCTGGTAGATTCTTCGAGCCACTGCGCCGAGCTCCATTGCAGAGGGCACCTCCTAGTCCTGATGAGAGATCAGATCCAGGAAATGGAACTGCGGGAGGAATTATGCTGCTTCTAGGTCCAGCAGCAGGTAACTCAGAGTAA
- the LOC123085426 gene encoding uncharacterized protein isoform X1 has translation MNGGNYVAEFFLINHDVEEKMGAATARSPDPDPAPLHQPSPAAATLSAPRVLPRPRPRPPACRIRAENGGQREVQINRSRCSKAASTTTPAPPPAAPASIVGSVSTEPPEPRASPKVGLPQLDPDQADLDSVSLSPPADRSPAPADVTEVLLGAKSGCTAVVGEKEVELALLLHPAATHGVVPCVQIPPCPDVGDGAEVAALVTQSSPGEDAEFVPCTPLTVAEGLTSGAAMMGELAPLATNAAVDCVSSASCFSVPSSCDTAQAVDAQPGEGPWIFVGRKGRPRGDVRCDHASQSAKLVQAAAFRRRTYGRCFRCLAPDHKAAFCRDPIRCLTCLRSGHRERDCCLRLSSVRAPRRCARAFPAPPCPSSDSRSWASVVAPVVHAEVLESVRFSEASSGGSSDHEVVAKSSESLLASSGSDPQVMMELALRPLHKLEDSLCLWLARATSLLERAEASVGLQGSLPTTQAALVANHRDQGTEDIGNTMQPLTLGLVAPVVTTEISLASSISDEVQAVAKGCAFAIDEGDTLHDLTELIKCLIAMPAITQGLIRLVKAEQTKHANQVVCAAVRVNSATCDLSGGAGLLAEEGEREV, from the exons ATGAATGGTGGGAACTACGTGGCCGAATTCTTTTTGATAAACCACGACGTCGAGGAAAAGATGGGAGCAGCAACGGCTCGctcccccgaccccgaccctgcgCCCCTCCACCAGCCCTCACCGGCGGCGGCCACCCTCTCAGCGCCTCGCGTACTCCCTCGCCCACGGCCGCGGCCCCCTGCCTGTAGGATTCGAGCGGAGAATGGAGGTCAGAGGGAGGTCCAGATCAACCGCTCGCGCTGCTCCAAGGCTGCGTCGACGACCACTccggctccgccgcccgccgcccccgcctccaTTGTCGGCTCCGTCTCCACTGAGCCGCCGGAGCCTCGGGCGTCCCCCAAAGTTGGGCTCCCCCAGCTCGATCCAGATCAGGCGGATCTGGATTCCGTCTCCCTGTCGCCTCCGGCTGACCGGAGCCCTGCTCCTGCAGATGTGACGGAGGTTCTGCTTGGGGCCAAGAGTGGCTGCACAGCCGTTGTtggtgagaaggaggtggagttggCTCTGCTGTTGCATCCGGCGGCCACACATGGCGTCGTCCCCTGTGTGCAGATCCCGCCTTGCCCCGATGTTGGGGATGGGGCCGAAGTTGCTGCCTTGGTTACGCAGTCGTCGCCGGGTGAAGATGCTGAGTTCGTGCCGTGCACGCCGCTGACCGTCGCCGAAGGCCTCACTTCCGGCGCTGCAATGATGGGGGAGCTGGCGCCGCTGGCGACGAATGCTGCTGTGGATTGTGTGTCATCAGCTTCTTGCTTTTCCGTGCCGTCTTCTTGTGATACAGCGCAGGCCGTGGATGCTCAGCCTGGGGAAGGTCCTTGGATTTTCGTAGGACGAAAGGGTCGTCCCCGTGGCGATGTGCGTTGTGACCATGCTTCTCAATCTGCAAAGCTTGTGCAAGCTGCGGCCTTCAGACGGAGAACCTATGGACGATGTTTCCGCTGCTTGGCTCCGGACCACAAGGCCGCCTTCTGCCGCGACCCGATTCGATGCCTCACATGTCTCCGCTCTGGGCACCGTGAGAGGGATTGTTGCCTTCGCCTCTCCTCCGTCAGAGCTCCTCGCCGCTGTGCGCGTGCCTTTCCAGCTCCGCCATGTCCGTCCTCTGATAGCCGCTCTTGGGCTTCCGTTGTTGCTCCTGTAGTGCATGCTGAAGTTCTCGAGTCTGTGAGGTTTTCTGAAGCTTCTAGTGGAGGTAGTTCTGATCATGAGGTTGTGGCAAAATCTTCTGAATCCTTGCTTGCCTCGAGTGGTTCTGATCCTCAGGTCATGATGGAGCTGGCGCTCCGTCCATTGCATAAGCTTGAGGACTCTTTGTGCTTGTGGTTGGCACGTGCAACCAGCTTACTGGAGCGGGCGGAGGCATCAGTTGGTCTGCAGGGGTCGTTGCCGACGACGCAGGCGGCGCTGGTGGCAAACCACAGGGACCAAGGTACTGAGGACATTGGCAACACCATGCAGCCGCTGACCTTGGGGTTAGTTGCTCCGGTGGTGACCACTGAGATCAGCCTAGCTAGTTCTATCTCCGATGAAGTACAGGCTGTTGCAAAAGGCTGCGCTTTCGCGATTGATGAAGGTGACACTTTGCATGACTTAACCGAGCTGATCAAATGCCTCATTGCCATGCCTGCGATCACCCAGGGATTGATTCGCCTTGTCAAAGCGGAGCAGACCAAACATGCCAACCAGGTGGTATGTGCCGCCGTGAGGGTCAACTCTGCAACAT GTGATCTATCTGGCGGTGCAGGACTTCTTGCAGAAGAGGGAGAGCGAGAAGTTTGA
- the LOC123085430 gene encoding pentatricopeptide repeat-containing protein At5g59600-like → MRGAETSSWMKQLASSSRQGRHGHALHLFFTRLSLQASIAGTVDPYPASVPTALRACAHLADAASGRLIHALVLTRPALASDKVVATALLDMYAKCGLIPSARKVFDEMPARDLVVWNALLAGYARHGLPEHALALAVKMRGLGLSPDLVTWNAAVSGFAMAGDGRMASDLVGAMQEDGFQPDVVTWTTLVSGSVLNFQYGRARTLFREMVAGGARVLPSSATLSSILPAFAGVGDTKHGKEVHGYAVVTGVEQELTVSSALVDMYAKSGLVHEACRLFDKMAERSTVTWNSMIFGLANSGHCREAVSLFDRMLGEEATPDHLTFTAVLTACSYGGMVEAGKALYQRMRDERGIVPRLEHYACMVHLLGRAGRLVEAHDFIRAMPVEPDCFVWGALLGACRSHGNVELAELAASRVRTVEPENAASYVLLSGALADAGKQNDVLKIKRLVKRRRLKKLDGCSWLETS, encoded by the coding sequence ATGCGCGGAGCCGAAACTAGCTCATGGATGAAGCAGCTCGCCAGCTCTTCCCGGCAAGGTCGCCACGGCCACGCGCTCCATCTCTTTTTCACCCGCCTGAGCCTCCAGGCCAGCATCGCCGGCACGGTGGACCCCTACCCTGCTTCCGTGCCGACCGCCCTCCGCGCCTGCGCGCACCTCGCCGACGCTGCCTCCGGCCGCCTCATCCACGCGCTCGTGCTCACGCGCCCCGCCCTCGCCTCGGACAAAGTCGTCGCGACCGCGCTGCTCGACATGTACGCCAAGTGCGGCCTCATTCCaagcgcccgcaaggtgttcgatgaaatgccggCGAGAGACCTCGTCGTCTGGAACGCGCTGCTCGCGGGCTACGCGCGGCACGGGCTTCCAGAGCACGCGCTGGCGCTGGCTGTCAAGATGCGGGGCCTCGGCCTGAGCCCCGATCTGGTCACCTGGAATGCTGCCGTGTCGGGCTTTGCCATGGCCGGCGATGGCAGAATGGCCAGCGATCTGGTCGGCGCCATGCAAGAGGACGGGTTCCAGCCAGATGTGGTGACATGGACGACGCTCGTCTCTGGCTCGGTGCTGAACTTCCAGTACGGCAGAGCGCGAACCCTGTTCCGGGAAATGGTGGCCGGTGGCGCCCGTGTCCTGCCAAGCTCGGCCACGCTTAgtagcatcttgccagcatttgCCGGAGTCGGTGACACAAAGCATGGGAAGGAGGTCCACGGCTACGCTGTCGTGACCGGTGTCGAGCAGGAGCTCACGGTGAGCAGCGCGCTCGTCGACATGTACGCCAAGTCCGGGCTTGTGCACGAAGCGTGCCGCTTGTTCGACAAAATGGCAGAAAGGAGCACCGTGACATGGAATTCCATGATCTTCGGGCTGGCGAATTCCGGCCACTGCCGGGAAGCAGTCAGCCTCTTCGACCGGATGCTGGGCGAAGAAGCGACGCCGGACCACCTGACGTTCACCGCCGTTCTGACGGCTTGCAGCTACGGTGGCATGGTCGAGGCCGGGAAGGCATTGTACCAGCGCATGCGAGATGAGCGCGGCATCGTGCCGAGGCTGGAGCACTACGCCTGCATGGTGCATTTGCTGGGCCGAGCCGGGAGGCTCGTCGAGGCGCACGATTTCATCAGGGCGATGCCCGTGGAGCCCGACTGCTTCGTCTGGGGGGCGCTGCTCGGTGCCTGCCGGAGTCACGGGAACGTCGAGCTCGCGGAGCTGGCGGCGTCCCGCGTGCGCACCGTCGAGCCAGAAAACGCTGCGAGCTACGTGCTGCTCTCGGGCGCGCTGGCAGATGCTGGCAAGCAGAACGACGTTCTCAAGATCAAAAGGTTGGTGAAGAGACGGCGGCTGAAGAAGCTTGACGGTTGCAGCTGGCTAGAGACGTCCTAG
- the LOC123085426 gene encoding uncharacterized protein isoform X2 has protein sequence MNGGNYVAEFFLINHDVEEKMGAATARSPDPDPAPLHQPSPAAATLSAPRVLPRPRPRPPACRIRAENGGQREVQINRSRCSKAASTTTPAPPPAAPASIVGSVSTEPPEPRASPKVGLPQLDPDQADLDSVSLSPPADRSPAPADVTEVLLGAKSGCTAVVGEKEVELALLLHPAATHGVVPCVQIPPCPDVGDGAEVAALVTQSSPGEDAEFVPCTPLTVAEGLTSGAAMMGELAPLATNAAVDCVSSASCFSVPSSCDTAQAVDAQPGEGPWIFVGRKGRPRGDVRCDHASQSAKLVQAAAFRRRTYGRCFRCLAPDHKAAFCRDPIRCLTCLRSGHRERDCCLRLSSVRAPRRCARAFPAPPCPSSDSRSWASVVAPVVHAEVLESVRFSEASSGGSSDHEVVAKSSESLLASSGSDPQVMMELALRPLHKLEDSLCLWLARATSLLERAEASVGLQGSLPTTQAALVANHRDQGTEDIGNTMQPLTLGLVAPVVTTEISLASSISDEVQAVAKGCAFAIDEGDTLHDLTELIKCLIAMPAITQGLIRLVKAEQTKHANQVVCAAVRVNSAT, from the exons ATGAATGGTGGGAACTACGTGGCCGAATTCTTTTTGATAAACCACGACGTCGAGGAAAAGATGGGAGCAGCAACGGCTCGctcccccgaccccgaccctgcgCCCCTCCACCAGCCCTCACCGGCGGCGGCCACCCTCTCAGCGCCTCGCGTACTCCCTCGCCCACGGCCGCGGCCCCCTGCCTGTAGGATTCGAGCGGAGAATGGAGGTCAGAGGGAGGTCCAGATCAACCGCTCGCGCTGCTCCAAGGCTGCGTCGACGACCACTccggctccgccgcccgccgcccccgcctccaTTGTCGGCTCCGTCTCCACTGAGCCGCCGGAGCCTCGGGCGTCCCCCAAAGTTGGGCTCCCCCAGCTCGATCCAGATCAGGCGGATCTGGATTCCGTCTCCCTGTCGCCTCCGGCTGACCGGAGCCCTGCTCCTGCAGATGTGACGGAGGTTCTGCTTGGGGCCAAGAGTGGCTGCACAGCCGTTGTtggtgagaaggaggtggagttggCTCTGCTGTTGCATCCGGCGGCCACACATGGCGTCGTCCCCTGTGTGCAGATCCCGCCTTGCCCCGATGTTGGGGATGGGGCCGAAGTTGCTGCCTTGGTTACGCAGTCGTCGCCGGGTGAAGATGCTGAGTTCGTGCCGTGCACGCCGCTGACCGTCGCCGAAGGCCTCACTTCCGGCGCTGCAATGATGGGGGAGCTGGCGCCGCTGGCGACGAATGCTGCTGTGGATTGTGTGTCATCAGCTTCTTGCTTTTCCGTGCCGTCTTCTTGTGATACAGCGCAGGCCGTGGATGCTCAGCCTGGGGAAGGTCCTTGGATTTTCGTAGGACGAAAGGGTCGTCCCCGTGGCGATGTGCGTTGTGACCATGCTTCTCAATCTGCAAAGCTTGTGCAAGCTGCGGCCTTCAGACGGAGAACCTATGGACGATGTTTCCGCTGCTTGGCTCCGGACCACAAGGCCGCCTTCTGCCGCGACCCGATTCGATGCCTCACATGTCTCCGCTCTGGGCACCGTGAGAGGGATTGTTGCCTTCGCCTCTCCTCCGTCAGAGCTCCTCGCCGCTGTGCGCGTGCCTTTCCAGCTCCGCCATGTCCGTCCTCTGATAGCCGCTCTTGGGCTTCCGTTGTTGCTCCTGTAGTGCATGCTGAAGTTCTCGAGTCTGTGAGGTTTTCTGAAGCTTCTAGTGGAGGTAGTTCTGATCATGAGGTTGTGGCAAAATCTTCTGAATCCTTGCTTGCCTCGAGTGGTTCTGATCCTCAGGTCATGATGGAGCTGGCGCTCCGTCCATTGCATAAGCTTGAGGACTCTTTGTGCTTGTGGTTGGCACGTGCAACCAGCTTACTGGAGCGGGCGGAGGCATCAGTTGGTCTGCAGGGGTCGTTGCCGACGACGCAGGCGGCGCTGGTGGCAAACCACAGGGACCAAGGTACTGAGGACATTGGCAACACCATGCAGCCGCTGACCTTGGGGTTAGTTGCTCCGGTGGTGACCACTGAGATCAGCCTAGCTAGTTCTATCTCCGATGAAGTACAGGCTGTTGCAAAAGGCTGCGCTTTCGCGATTGATGAAGGTGACACTTTGCATGACTTAACCGAGCTGATCAAATGCCTCATTGCCATGCCTGCGATCACCCAGGGATTGATTCGCCTTGTCAAAGCGGAGCAGACCAAACATGCCAACCAGGTGGTATGTGCCGCCGTGAGGGTCAACTCTGCAACAT GA